A genomic segment from Malaclemys terrapin pileata isolate rMalTer1 chromosome 1, rMalTer1.hap1, whole genome shotgun sequence encodes:
- the KBTBD3 gene encoding kelch repeat and BTB domain-containing protein 3, which translates to MDNQQDFISISTCSGISVPEKKINSLVAEDHGQQILNVLQSFRKNNIFFDFKILVKDEIIPCHRCVLAACSDFFRAMFEVNMKERDDGNVTISNLSPKAVKAFLDYAYTGKTEITNDNVEMFFQLSSFLQVSHLSKACSEFLIESVDLGNCLQLLSISESYGSVHLFDHALEFAQHCFSLLLKSSDFLEMNFEILQKCIEADELYVPEEESVLKAVLLWTKHNLETRQKHLHHLIKKVRLHQLSEKTLKDLLHSEEYLLQSTDCLGIINDAIKSVQKSSGLFPDARPSTTEKYIFVHKTEENGENRHTFCYNIKTDKWRELPPTHIIDLPGSSLSSYGEKIFITGGCKGNCCRTVRLHVVEPLHDATDQTWCYCPVSNDFSIVSTMKKPRTMHTSVVTLNQLFIIGGKTKGAQDIRSLLDVESYNPLSKEWKSVSPLPRGIYYPEASACQNIIYVLGAEVEITDVFNPSLDCFFKYNAMTDQWSELVAEFGQFFHATLIKAVPVNCTLYICDLSTYKVYSFCPETCVWKGEGSFECAGFNAGAVGIEDKIYILGGDYAPDEITDEVQVYHSNRSEWEEVTPMPRALTEFHCQMIQFNKYRDPWSSVRQCTLEHFETL; encoded by the exons ATGGACAATCAACAGGATTTCATTAGCATCTCAACTTGCAGTGGAATTTCTGTTcctgaaaagaaaatcaactcCTTAGTAGCTGAAGATCATGGCCAGCAAATTCTAAATGTCCTGCAAAGTTTCAGAAAAAATAATATcttttttgattttaaaatacttgtGAAAGATGAAATAATCCCCTGTCATCGTTGTGTACTAGCAGCATGCAGTGACTTTTTCAG AGCCATGTTTGAGGTTAACATGAAAGAAAGAGATGATGGGAATGTTACTATTAGTAATTTATCACCCAAGGCAGTGAAGGCTTTTCTCGATTATGCCTATACAGGAAAAACTGAGATAACAAATGATAACGTGGAAATGTTCTTCCAGTTGTCATCATTTCTTCAAGTTTCACACCTCTCCAAAGCTTGCAGTGAATTTCTAATAGAAAGTGTTGATCTTGGGAACTGTTTACAATTGTTGTCTATATCAGAAAGTTATGGTTCTGTTCATTTGTTTGATCATGCACTAGAGTTTGCACAGCACTGCTTTTCCTTGCTACTCAAATCTAGTGATTTCTTGGAGATGAATTTTGAGATATTACAAAAATGTATTGAAGCAGATGAGCTATATGTCCCTGAGGAAGAATCTGTGTTGAAAGCTGTCCTGCTGTGGACCAAACATAATTTAGAAACAAGACAGAAGCATCTCCATCACTTGATTAAAAAAGTGAGATTACATCAGTTATCTGAAAAGACACTGAAGGACTTGTTGCATTCTGAAGAATATTTGCTTCAGAGCACTGACTGCTTAGGAATAATCAATGATGCAATTAAAAGTGTACAAAAGTCCAGTGGACTATTTCCAGATGCTCGTCCTTCAAcaacagaaaaatatatatttgttcaCAAGACTGAAGAAAATGGGGAAAACAGACACACATTTTGCTATAATATCAAAACTGATAAATGGAGAgaactgccccccacacacatcatTGATCTGCCAGGGTCAAGTTTATCTAGTTatggagaaaaaatatttataactGGTGGGTGCAAAGGGAACTGCTGTAGGACTGTTAGACTTCATGTTGTTGAACCCCTTCATGATGCCACTGATCAGACTTGGTGCTACTGCCCAGTCAGCAATGATTTCTCCATAGTGTCAACTATGAAAAAACCAAGGACTATGCACACATCTGTCGTGACTCTAAATCAGTTATTTATAATAGGTGGAAAGACTAAAGGAGCTCAGGACATCAGAAGTCTTTTGGATGTGGAATCTTACAATCCTCTCTCCAAAGAATGGAAATCTGTAAGCCCGTTACCAAGAGGCATATACTATCCAGAAGCAAGTGCATGTCAAAATATAATTTATGTCCTTGGTGCTGAAGTAGAGATTACTGATGTCTTTAATCCATCTCTGGATTGTTTCTTTAAGTACAATGCTATGACTGATCAATGGTCTGAGCTTGTAGCAGAGTTTGGGCAGTTTTTTCATGCAACTTTAATCAAAGCTGTTCCAGTGAACTGCACGTTGTATATATGTGACCTTTCCACCTACAAGGTTTATAGTTTTTGTCCAGAAACTTGTGTTTGGAAAGGGGAAGGATCTTTTGAATGTGCTGGCTTTAATGCAGGAGCAGTTGGAATAGAAGATAAAATTTACATACTAGGTGGTGACTATGCTCCAGATGAAATTACAGATGAAGTACAAGTCTACCATAGCAACAGGTCTGAATGGGAAGAAGTCACACCAATGCCAAGAGCCTTAACTGAGTTTCATTGTCAGATGATTCAGTTTAATAAATACAGAGACCCATGGTCATCTGTAAGGCAGTGTACTCTGGAGCATTTTGAAACATTATGA
- the LOC128829987 gene encoding uncharacterized protein LOC128829987 yields the protein MMLSTRVTHTTQDCLWHSRTCSPLWNAAFGLIRLVLMQVCRAINRILLRRTVTLGNVHDIVAGFEQMGFPNCGGAIDGTHIPILAPAHLASEYVNHKGYFSRVLQTLVHQCGHFIDINAGWLGKVHDACIFRNTGLFRKLQAGTFFPDQKITVGEVEMPIVILGDPAYPLMSWLMKSYTGSLDSSKEQFNNRLSQSRMTVECAFGCLKGCWHSLYGKLDLADDSIPAAISACCTLHNICEGKGEKFTWAWNSEVQNLKSEFEQPESRAIREAQRGLQGLGMH from the coding sequence ATGATGTTATCGACTCGAGTAACACATacaacacaagattgcttgtggcattcacggacgtGCTCACcactgtggaatgctgcttttgggctcattagactcgtgttgatgcaagtttgcagggccattaatcgcatcctgctcagaagaactgtgactctgggtaacgtgcacgacattgtggctggctttgaacaaatgggtttccctaactgtggaggggcgatagatgggacgcatattccaattctggcaccagcccatctagcctccgagtacgttaatcacaaggggtatttctctaggGTTCTCCAGACGCTTGTGCATCaatgtgggcatttcattgacattaacgcaggctggctcggaaaggtgcatgacgcatgcatctttcggaacactggcctgttcaggaagctgcaagccgggacttttttcccagaccagaagatcactgtaggggaagttgaaatgcccattgtgatccttggagatcccgcttaccctttaatgtcGTGGCTCATGAaatcctacacagggagccttgacagcagcaaggagcagttcaacaacaggctgagccagagcagaatgactgtggagtgtgcttttggctgtttaaagggctgctggcactctctgtatgggaagctggacctggccgatgacagcaTCCCTGCGgctatatccgcgtgctgtacccttcataacatttgtgaagggaagggtgaaaaatTCACTTGggcatggaactcggaggttcaaAACCTGAAGAGTGAATTtgagcagccagagagcagggctattagagaggCCCAGcgggggctgcaaggattagggatgcattga